The following proteins are encoded in a genomic region of Leptospira ryugenii:
- the jag gene encoding RNA-binding cell elongation regulator Jag/EloR: MNNYIFEAEGKTKSEAEEYTLETLRLQPGDLKFEVVDSGKSGFLGITQKKPAVVRAFVANKDIPSEKIIHGVIITILRKMGIPAEVVGMGDVDGKIYVELTSKESGLIIGKRGATLDSLQFLLNLMVDSKIRHNRKIVLDIESYRDKRELSLIRLAKSIAASVIKTGKSKLLDPMNPFERRIVHMAIQEDERVFTRSEGNGTFKRVRVISAKDKHKYKDLEDPSKKGLPVDDFADEAEVD; this comes from the coding sequence ATGAATAATTATATTTTTGAAGCAGAAGGAAAAACAAAGTCAGAAGCCGAAGAATACACGCTCGAAACATTGAGGCTACAACCTGGTGATTTGAAATTTGAAGTCGTCGACTCTGGTAAGTCAGGTTTTCTTGGAATCACTCAGAAAAAACCTGCCGTCGTACGCGCATTTGTTGCCAATAAGGATATACCTTCTGAAAAGATCATACATGGTGTGATCATCACTATTCTTAGAAAGATGGGAATACCTGCTGAAGTGGTAGGAATGGGTGATGTTGATGGAAAGATATACGTTGAATTAACAAGTAAAGAATCTGGACTCATCATTGGCAAGCGAGGGGCAACTTTGGACTCTCTGCAGTTCCTTTTGAACTTAATGGTTGATTCAAAAATCCGTCATAACCGAAAGATTGTTTTGGATATAGAGTCCTATCGTGATAAACGAGAGTTATCACTAATTCGACTTGCGAAATCCATAGCTGCTTCCGTGATCAAAACAGGAAAATCAAAACTTTTAGATCCAATGAATCCTTTTGAAAGAAGGATAGTCCATATGGCAATCCAAGAAGATGAAAGAGTTTTTACAAGATCAGAAGGCAACGGAACTTTTAAACGTGTTCGAGTTATTTCAGCAAAAGACAAACATAAATACAAAGATCTAGAAGATCCGTCTAAAAAAGGTCTTCCTGTCGATGATTTTGCTGACGAAGCAGAAGTTGATTGA
- the mnmE gene encoding tRNA uridine-5-carboxymethylaminomethyl(34) synthesis GTPase MnmE produces the protein MIDTIAALSTAQGPGAIGILRISGPKCKSIASQFLYKNNTPLTETYLSQRKRSAIYCDFLVQGKSYDKIVALYFESPNSYTGEDLLELHFHGNPILLKDALQALFLAGCRPAVQGEFTKRAYLNGKSSLSQAEAIGRLIESRSRFELELAQKNVFGSISQLCSKLRSDLISLKAECEAEIDFSTEDLTFESIEQRKQRIQNVRDLCEKLILDSKIAESLILKSTVVLFGAPNTGKSSLMNRLIGKDRSIISDVPGTTRDYIAEELFLDGMPIRLVDTAGIRQTEDQIEKLGIERSEREAASANLRLVLLDSSLPWKIEMIESLALKDGDECILIANKIDQRHPTWTEDIFNFLETKFQTVQISCKSGEGLEVLLHILKEKLQESESKEDLVLLEDRQMYHFQKISEHLTQTIQHIDHQTPAEIYIEEINDAIREVGEVNGHVENEEILGRIFSKFCVGK, from the coding sequence TTGATTGATACAATTGCCGCACTCTCTACAGCACAAGGACCAGGAGCCATAGGAATCCTAAGGATTTCTGGTCCAAAATGCAAATCCATAGCTTCTCAATTTCTATATAAAAACAATACCCCTCTCACAGAGACTTACCTTTCTCAGCGGAAAAGAAGTGCAATTTATTGTGATTTTCTTGTCCAGGGCAAATCCTATGACAAAATAGTAGCACTTTACTTTGAATCACCTAACTCTTATACAGGTGAAGATTTGCTCGAATTGCATTTTCATGGAAATCCTATTTTGTTAAAGGATGCTCTTCAAGCCTTGTTTCTTGCAGGTTGTCGTCCCGCTGTTCAAGGAGAGTTCACCAAACGTGCCTATTTAAATGGAAAATCCAGTCTCTCTCAAGCAGAAGCAATTGGTCGATTGATAGAGTCCCGCTCACGTTTTGAGTTGGAATTGGCGCAGAAGAATGTTTTTGGGAGCATCAGCCAACTTTGTTCAAAACTTAGAAGTGATTTGATTTCTTTAAAGGCAGAATGTGAAGCTGAAATTGATTTTTCTACTGAAGATCTAACCTTCGAAAGTATTGAGCAAAGGAAGCAACGCATACAAAATGTTAGAGATTTGTGCGAAAAACTCATTTTAGATTCTAAAATAGCTGAATCATTAATATTGAAATCAACGGTTGTCTTATTTGGCGCTCCCAATACAGGCAAATCAAGTCTCATGAACCGATTGATAGGAAAAGATCGATCGATTATAAGTGACGTTCCAGGCACGACCAGAGACTATATCGCAGAAGAACTTTTTTTAGACGGCATGCCAATACGGCTTGTTGATACTGCAGGCATTCGTCAAACAGAGGATCAAATCGAAAAGTTAGGAATCGAAAGGAGCGAGAGAGAGGCTGCCTCTGCAAATCTCCGTTTGGTGCTCCTTGATAGCTCCCTTCCTTGGAAAATCGAAATGATTGAATCGTTAGCCCTCAAAGACGGCGATGAATGTATCTTGATTGCAAATAAAATCGACCAAAGGCACCCCACCTGGACAGAGGATATTTTTAACTTTTTGGAAACTAAGTTTCAAACTGTACAAATCTCCTGTAAGTCGGGGGAGGGTTTAGAAGTACTTTTACATATTCTAAAGGAAAAATTACAAGAGAGTGAATCAAAAGAAGATTTAGTACTCCTAGAAGATCGACAGATGTATCATTTTCAAAAAATCAGCGAGCACCTCACCCAAACAATCCAACACATAGACCACCAAACCCCTGCTGAAATATACATTGAGGAAATCAATGATGCTATACGTGAAGTGGGGGAAGTCAACGGTCATGTGGAAAATGAAGAGATACTGGGTAGGATTTTTAGTAAATTCTGTGTCGGCAAATAA
- a CDS encoding ankyrin repeat domain-containing protein, with protein sequence MNFVEIAKSGSLEDWNAHLATGEDPNEWDTFGSNALAWILKLDRFDLFEHVIKKGSDPFAPYRNGGAFIFDLFSSNKSKWIETVLDTKEVWEKPQNRFVRDKEGNGIFQRLIQLGDEVYWEKAALQLKPEDYGIVNEEGRNLYLVAAAEGRLDWIANIELEALHDSKDSAGKNVLHLSAEGGYSEQIQKLLSLGFPLEDLDHEGFTALYLAVIADEIECIELLLSNGANLLLRNHSGESITRFMDRKKRMHALKVWKKELFKRFASIMEENETEARQNYINFLRLEKPLSSDEIAKLKLVDELM encoded by the coding sequence ATGAATTTTGTTGAAATAGCAAAATCTGGTTCCCTTGAGGATTGGAATGCACATCTGGCGACCGGAGAAGATCCCAATGAGTGGGATACGTTCGGTTCCAATGCACTCGCTTGGATATTAAAATTAGATCGGTTCGATCTTTTTGAACATGTCATAAAAAAAGGGTCTGATCCATTTGCTCCTTATCGAAACGGTGGAGCCTTTATCTTCGATCTATTTTCCTCGAATAAATCCAAATGGATCGAAACCGTTTTGGATACAAAAGAAGTTTGGGAAAAGCCGCAAAATCGTTTTGTAAGAGACAAAGAAGGAAATGGAATATTTCAGAGACTGATTCAGTTAGGTGATGAAGTATACTGGGAAAAAGCCGCGCTTCAGCTCAAACCAGAGGACTATGGTATAGTGAATGAAGAGGGAAGGAACCTCTATCTTGTCGCGGCGGCAGAAGGTCGCTTGGATTGGATAGCCAATATAGAATTAGAAGCTCTACACGATTCCAAAGATTCAGCAGGCAAAAATGTTTTACATCTCTCTGCGGAAGGTGGGTACAGTGAGCAGATTCAGAAACTCCTCTCGTTAGGTTTTCCATTGGAGGACCTAGACCATGAAGGATTCACGGCCTTATATCTTGCGGTAATTGCTGATGAGATTGAGTGCATAGAACTTTTATTATCAAATGGTGCAAATCTACTTTTGAGAAATCATTCCGGAGAAAGTATCACTCGCTTTATGGACCGCAAAAAAAGAATGCATGCCTTAAAAGTTTGGAAAAAAGAATTGTTTAAGAGATTTGCTTCAATTATGGAAGAGAATGAAACTGAAGCTAGACAAAATTACATTAATTTTCTCAGACTGGAAAAACCCTTGAGTTCGGATGAGATCGCAAAATTGAAGTTAGTGGATGAGTTGATGTGA
- a CDS encoding GMC oxidoreductase: MTTSIQNDFSYDFDYIVIGSGFGGSVSALRLAQKGYSVLVIESGKRWSSTDFPKTNWSIRKYLWMPKLGFYGIQRINLLNDFLLVSGSGVGGGSLVYACTLYVPKEKFFKSNIYSQMGGEKKLLPFYKIASHMLGVNENPKLWEPDRLLLETAKTFGKEDTFQKTPVGIYFGKEKLAKDSKDPYFDGDGPDRDPCIYCGGCMVGCRHNSKNTLDKNYLFLAEKLGTQILPETKVTSLVPLNEKRVPDPEATGEFGYEIMTESTTGWFGFPKRRFTAKSVVLSAGVMGTVGLLLKMQDENKLIRLSDRLGDTVRTNSETVLPVTVSDPNADYSRGIAITSSVHPDENTHIEPVRYNAGSDFFGLLASVMVDGSGFFPRPLKFLGTMLRHPIYFLKAHNPFGFAKKSIILLVMQTVDNSVRLVRKRRFIWPFQRTLTSALSTGEPTPTYIPIANAFTRKLAEIVGGIPRSSLNETLLSAPVTGHIMGGCIVGENEEKGVIDFENRVYGYQNLRVCDASMLTVNLGVNPSLTITALSERAMSFIPPKAKEVNFFHFETKRGFEKILAYRKK, encoded by the coding sequence ATGACTACATCGATTCAAAATGATTTCTCGTATGACTTCGATTACATTGTGATAGGATCGGGATTTGGCGGAAGTGTCTCTGCCCTGCGATTGGCACAAAAAGGTTATTCTGTTCTTGTGATAGAGTCAGGGAAAAGATGGTCTTCAACAGATTTCCCAAAAACAAACTGGTCAATTCGAAAGTACCTCTGGATGCCAAAATTAGGATTTTATGGCATACAGAGAATCAACCTCTTAAATGATTTTTTATTAGTAAGTGGATCTGGTGTCGGTGGAGGCTCTTTGGTTTATGCCTGCACACTCTATGTTCCAAAAGAAAAATTTTTCAAAAGTAATATTTATTCTCAGATGGGAGGAGAAAAGAAACTTTTACCATTTTATAAAATCGCCTCTCACATGTTAGGTGTAAATGAAAACCCTAAGCTTTGGGAGCCAGATCGTCTACTTTTAGAAACTGCAAAAACATTTGGCAAAGAAGATACCTTTCAGAAAACACCCGTAGGAATTTACTTTGGAAAAGAAAAATTAGCCAAAGATTCCAAAGATCCGTACTTTGATGGCGATGGTCCAGATAGAGATCCTTGTATCTACTGTGGTGGCTGTATGGTTGGTTGTAGACACAACTCAAAAAATACCCTAGACAAAAACTACCTATTCTTAGCTGAGAAATTAGGAACTCAAATTCTTCCAGAGACAAAAGTAACAAGCTTAGTCCCGTTAAATGAGAAAAGGGTTCCTGATCCCGAAGCAACAGGTGAGTTTGGTTACGAGATCATGACAGAAAGTACTACAGGATGGTTTGGTTTTCCTAAAAGAAGGTTCACTGCAAAAAGTGTAGTTCTAAGTGCTGGTGTCATGGGAACTGTTGGACTTTTACTCAAAATGCAAGATGAAAACAAGTTAATTCGATTATCAGATCGATTAGGTGATACAGTTCGTACAAATAGTGAGACTGTACTACCAGTTACTGTCAGTGACCCGAATGCAGATTATTCAAGAGGAATCGCGATCACTTCGTCTGTTCATCCAGATGAAAATACGCATATTGAACCAGTAAGATACAATGCAGGCTCGGATTTCTTTGGTTTGCTGGCAAGTGTGATGGTCGACGGATCTGGTTTTTTCCCAAGACCCTTAAAATTTTTAGGCACTATGCTTAGGCATCCAATTTACTTTCTCAAAGCACACAATCCATTCGGATTTGCAAAAAAATCCATAATACTTTTGGTTATGCAGACAGTAGATAATAGCGTACGTTTAGTACGAAAAAGAAGATTTATTTGGCCATTCCAGAGGACTCTAACCTCTGCACTTTCCACTGGAGAACCGACCCCAACCTACATTCCTATAGCCAATGCCTTTACTCGTAAACTTGCTGAAATCGTTGGGGGCATACCCAGAAGTTCCCTGAATGAAACTCTCCTGAGCGCTCCGGTCACCGGACATATCATGGGCGGATGCATTGTAGGAGAGAATGAGGAAAAAGGAGTGATTGACTTCGAGAATCGAGTGTATGGCTACCAAAATCTTCGGGTATGTGATGCGTCCATGTTAACTGTTAACTTAGGAGTGAATCCGAGTTTAACGATAACCGCATTGTCAGAAAGAGCGATGAGTTTTATTCCTCCTAAAGCAAAAGAGGTTAACTTTTTCCATTTTGAAACCAAGCGGGGATTTGAAAAAATTTTAGCATACCGAAAAAAATGA
- a CDS encoding DUF2804 domain-containing protein: protein MPLLQSDGTLNQDGWARSPLWIYNRSQIAAGKWRIKEWDYYSVLSSDQKFGITITLADLGYVGLAAICFLDFDKRDFIQEETMTILPMGSTGFSLNSYEGNLNFEDSKIKLSMQVNGKERKLRFSAPMMKHFSGETGLHGEIILNESIGPHESMNIATSWKENRKAFYYNTKINCLSAKGAFAFGNKTYTFHPETDFGGLDWGRGVWTYKNRWYWSSASGLLEGKRFGFNLGYGFSDRSKVSENVLFYEGKVHKLDEITFHMNTQNYYAPWKFTSNDQRLKLDFTPIVDRNSKLDLFLIKSIQHQVFGKFTGTVVLDNGKSLQLNQFLGFAEDVLNWW from the coding sequence ATGCCTTTATTACAGTCGGACGGTACTTTGAACCAAGACGGTTGGGCTCGTAGCCCACTTTGGATTTACAACCGCAGTCAAATTGCAGCAGGAAAATGGCGGATTAAAGAATGGGACTATTATTCCGTTCTTTCTTCCGATCAAAAATTTGGCATTACAATCACTCTTGCCGACCTGGGCTATGTAGGTTTGGCCGCCATTTGTTTTTTGGACTTTGATAAAAGAGATTTTATTCAGGAAGAAACCATGACGATTTTACCTATGGGGTCTACAGGATTCTCACTCAATTCTTATGAAGGCAATCTAAACTTCGAAGATTCGAAAATTAAGCTGTCGATGCAAGTCAACGGCAAAGAAAGGAAATTAAGATTTTCTGCCCCTATGATGAAACACTTTTCCGGGGAAACTGGATTACATGGAGAGATTATTCTAAATGAATCTATTGGTCCACATGAATCAATGAATATCGCTACTTCCTGGAAAGAAAATCGTAAGGCATTTTATTATAACACCAAGATCAATTGTTTATCTGCGAAAGGAGCTTTCGCTTTTGGGAACAAAACGTACACATTTCATCCCGAAACAGATTTCGGAGGCTTAGATTGGGGAAGAGGAGTCTGGACATATAAAAATAGATGGTACTGGAGCTCTGCTTCTGGATTATTAGAAGGAAAACGATTTGGATTTAATTTAGGATATGGCTTCAGCGATAGGAGTAAAGTCTCAGAAAATGTCTTATTTTATGAAGGCAAAGTACATAAGTTAGATGAGATTACATTTCACATGAATACACAAAATTATTATGCTCCTTGGAAGTTTACAAGCAATGATCAAAGATTAAAGTTAGATTTTACTCCCATTGTTGATCGAAATTCGAAATTGGATTTATTTTTGATAAAATCTATCCAACACCAAGTGTTTGGTAAATTTACGGGCACCGTTGTTTTAGATAATGGCAAATCCTTACAACTAAATCAGTTTTTAGGATTTGCCGAAGATGTCCTCAATTGGTGGTGA
- a CDS encoding efflux RND transporter permease subunit — translation MKKLIHFFVFKPLVANLTFVFLFLAGIISILSMKQEAFPRVNFRQVRVLTIYPGASPVDVEKKVTIPIEEKLREVEGLDSVRSISRNSESDINIKIDLEHNNPDQVVNDIRRAVDRVTSLPSQVKDRPLVIEQKSSNFPVLELAIYGASSDKQLQDTGRFLEDEFRKVSGVSRVDTFGKRKEEWRILVNPELKSRYTIGFMDVFNAISKRNVSVPAGSFLRPRTEDVRVTGEINEIEDLRSIPIRSNETGNAILLSQIANLEPTYERPRVLAIAEGTEAFDFQIIKKDSADIIQTVDAVEKRIEELRKQLPENIKFIQLNNEGQRARKRLDVVINNSLQGLLLVFIVLVVFFSLRDSILTSLSLPLTLLAATIVFPIVDVSFNLISMLGVIISLGMLVDNSIIISENIYKYRSEGWNDKDAAVQGASELVVPIIGSYLTTIAAFLPMAFMTGIMGKFIWQIPFMVIVSLTLSLFESFFLLPVRYSQFARKTEKRSPNSIRYKVRTILENGFLSLKEGFTRFITKVVNNPWKALFSILGVFIGSIFLLKVMNFNLFPKEGIDYILVKAEFPPDYTARETANKIKYFEPILSRIPKDEIKSLILKIGIQQTDPTDPLTRIGEQLGMAQIILVPETERKRTAQQIFGELESELKMLPEANSVMVDLVVNGPPIGAAVTVAIEGKDYKTLKLISEDMQSFLRSEPGVINITDDYKPGRSEIQIRVKDQASAITGIDTEVAASYVRTALEGIEASNIRKGKDEVKIVIQNSDQYRDNVNDLDDIKISNKFGLLTPITAVTTKNTVQGIEALYHNDYEKAITVLADVNEAKTSSNLVNQKILDKYSDIGKKYPGYKIKFRGEQEETAKSMASLAKAGFLAMFGIFAILAIIFNSLKKPILIILSIPLGLIGVIFGFLISGKALSFLAMIGIIGLAGVIVNASIVLVDTIQEMQKKGVSLYDSLIQASSERFRPILVTTMTTMAGMIPTAYAIGGSDPLLIPMTLSLAWGLGFGTFGSLIFIPACFSAYYRMKKRGLTTN, via the coding sequence ATGAAAAAGCTCATACATTTTTTTGTATTTAAGCCACTTGTAGCAAATCTCACATTCGTGTTTCTCTTTTTAGCGGGAATCATTTCGATACTGTCCATGAAACAGGAGGCATTCCCCCGGGTGAACTTTAGGCAAGTCCGAGTGCTTACAATCTATCCTGGTGCGAGTCCCGTAGACGTAGAAAAAAAAGTTACGATCCCGATTGAAGAAAAATTACGTGAGGTAGAGGGACTTGATTCTGTACGATCTATTTCGCGAAATTCTGAATCCGATATCAATATCAAAATAGATTTGGAACATAACAATCCCGACCAAGTCGTGAATGATATCCGAAGAGCTGTAGACCGAGTCACGAGCTTACCATCGCAAGTGAAGGATAGACCTCTCGTAATCGAACAAAAAAGTTCCAACTTCCCCGTCTTGGAGCTTGCGATCTATGGAGCCTCTAGTGATAAGCAGCTCCAGGATACTGGTCGATTTTTGGAAGATGAATTTCGAAAAGTTTCTGGGGTATCGCGTGTTGATACATTTGGTAAGAGAAAAGAAGAATGGCGGATTCTCGTTAATCCGGAGCTTAAATCTCGTTATACGATTGGATTTATGGATGTCTTCAATGCGATTTCGAAACGAAACGTAAGTGTTCCGGCGGGTAGTTTTTTAAGGCCAAGGACAGAAGACGTACGAGTTACTGGTGAGATCAATGAAATTGAAGATTTACGTTCTATCCCAATTCGATCCAACGAAACAGGAAATGCAATTCTACTTTCTCAAATCGCAAATCTGGAACCCACGTACGAAAGACCAAGGGTTCTTGCAATTGCTGAAGGAACCGAAGCCTTTGATTTTCAGATCATCAAAAAGGATAGTGCAGACATCATCCAAACTGTAGATGCGGTTGAAAAAAGGATAGAAGAGCTAAGAAAACAATTACCTGAGAATATAAAATTCATCCAATTGAACAACGAAGGACAAAGAGCTAGAAAAAGACTCGATGTTGTGATTAACAATTCCCTACAAGGTCTTCTTCTCGTTTTTATCGTTCTTGTTGTCTTTTTTAGCTTAAGAGATTCCATCTTAACTAGTTTATCTTTGCCACTTACATTACTTGCTGCAACAATAGTCTTTCCAATCGTAGACGTGTCATTTAACCTAATTTCAATGTTAGGTGTCATTATATCCTTGGGAATGTTGGTTGATAATAGTATTATTATTTCAGAAAATATTTATAAATATAGAAGTGAGGGATGGAACGATAAGGATGCGGCGGTGCAAGGCGCTAGTGAACTTGTAGTTCCCATTATCGGTTCTTACCTGACTACTATAGCTGCCTTCTTGCCTATGGCTTTTATGACTGGTATCATGGGAAAGTTCATTTGGCAGATTCCCTTTATGGTGATTGTGTCACTCACTCTTTCATTATTTGAATCTTTCTTTTTACTTCCCGTTCGGTATTCACAATTTGCGCGAAAGACAGAAAAGCGAAGTCCAAACTCAATCAGATATAAAGTACGAACAATTCTTGAAAACGGCTTTTTATCTTTGAAAGAGGGATTTACTCGATTCATTACAAAGGTTGTCAATAATCCTTGGAAGGCTCTCTTTTCCATCCTGGGTGTTTTTATCGGATCTATATTCCTATTAAAAGTGATGAATTTTAATCTTTTCCCAAAGGAAGGAATCGATTATATTTTGGTGAAAGCTGAGTTTCCTCCCGATTATACGGCGAGAGAGACAGCAAATAAAATTAAGTACTTTGAACCTATCCTCTCCCGAATCCCAAAAGATGAGATCAAAAGTTTAATTTTAAAAATAGGGATACAACAGACAGATCCTACTGACCCTTTGACTCGTATCGGGGAACAGTTGGGAATGGCTCAAATCATTCTTGTCCCTGAAACAGAGAGAAAAAGAACCGCACAACAAATATTTGGTGAGTTGGAATCAGAACTAAAAATGTTACCAGAAGCTAATTCTGTTATGGTAGATCTCGTTGTGAATGGTCCGCCAATTGGAGCAGCGGTTACCGTTGCCATTGAAGGAAAAGATTATAAAACTCTGAAACTCATCTCCGAAGATATGCAAAGTTTCTTGAGGTCAGAACCTGGAGTTATCAATATTACGGATGATTACAAACCGGGACGATCCGAAATCCAAATTCGTGTAAAAGACCAGGCTTCTGCCATCACGGGGATTGATACGGAAGTCGCAGCCTCTTATGTTAGGACCGCGCTCGAAGGAATAGAGGCATCTAACATTAGAAAGGGGAAAGACGAAGTAAAGATCGTCATCCAAAACAGTGACCAATACCGAGATAACGTAAATGATTTAGATGATATTAAAATATCAAATAAGTTTGGTCTTTTGACTCCGATTACAGCCGTTACAACAAAAAATACCGTACAGGGTATCGAAGCACTTTACCATAACGACTACGAAAAAGCTATCACGGTATTAGCGGATGTAAATGAAGCGAAAACTTCTTCCAACCTTGTGAACCAGAAAATTTTAGATAAGTATTCCGATATTGGAAAAAAATACCCAGGCTACAAAATCAAATTCCGGGGTGAGCAAGAAGAGACTGCAAAATCAATGGCATCTTTGGCAAAAGCGGGATTCTTGGCTATGTTTGGTATTTTTGCCATCCTTGCGATTATCTTCAATAGTTTAAAAAAACCAATCCTTATCATATTGTCCATTCCTCTTGGATTGATTGGTGTCATCTTTGGATTTTTGATTTCGGGAAAGGCATTGAGCTTCTTAGCAATGATTGGTATCATTGGTTTAGCTGGTGTGATTGTAAACGCCTCAATTGTGTTAGTGGATACCATCCAAGAGATGCAAAAAAAAGGTGTGAGTCTATATGATTCGCTGATACAAGCATCTTCAGAAAGATTTCGACCCATCCTGGTCACCACTATGACCACTATGGCAGGTATGATCCCTACTGCTTATGCCATCGGTGGTTCTGACCCTCTGCTCATTCCGATGACACTTTCCCTCGCTTGGGGATTAGGCTTCGGGACATTTGGATCTTTGATCTTTATACCCGCTTGCTTTAGTGCTTACTATCGAATGAAAAAAAGAGGTCTCACCACCAATTGA
- a CDS encoding DsbA family oxidoreductase — MKIDIVSDVVCPWCYVGRQHLEMALSSMASQVQAEIHWRPFELAPNMPLDGLPYKEHLSAKFGSERAVEAAWERLTGLGKKININFQFSKIPKAVNTANLHSLLSLFPGEAKQDEMALRFFKAHFEDAKDLSDIEIVYQITKDLLSSKETLDQIWNEETRIAEIRSEISFYQQNGVQGVPYYIFQNKYALSGAQPPEVFQEVMQTILKEENEILKS, encoded by the coding sequence ATGAAAATAGATATCGTTTCTGATGTTGTCTGTCCCTGGTGTTATGTTGGTAGGCAACATTTAGAAATGGCACTTAGCTCGATGGCTTCCCAAGTTCAAGCGGAGATTCACTGGCGGCCATTTGAGTTGGCTCCTAACATGCCGCTGGATGGCCTCCCTTACAAAGAACATTTGTCTGCAAAATTTGGATCCGAACGTGCCGTCGAGGCGGCCTGGGAACGTCTCACAGGACTCGGCAAAAAGATCAATATCAACTTTCAATTCTCCAAGATTCCAAAGGCAGTGAATACAGCCAATTTACATTCCCTCCTTTCTTTGTTTCCCGGCGAGGCTAAGCAGGATGAGATGGCTCTTCGGTTCTTCAAGGCCCACTTTGAGGACGCAAAAGATCTCAGTGATATTGAAATCGTATACCAAATCACCAAAGATCTCTTGAGCTCAAAAGAGACATTGGATCAGATTTGGAATGAGGAAACTAGGATCGCTGAAATTAGATCCGAGATATCCTTTTACCAACAAAATGGAGTTCAGGGTGTGCCGTACTACATTTTCCAAAACAAATATGCATTAAGCGGGGCGCAGCCTCCCGAAGTTTTCCAAGAGGTAATGCAAACAATTTTGAAAGAAGAGAACGAGATTCTTAAATCTTAA
- a CDS encoding Acg family FMN-binding oxidoreductase, which translates to MIINPLSRKKFIKNTLLSGILISPATEITKLFAYEKYDAISHREDPIGFGKSLGYSLPIDLILLTATLAPNSHNTQPWKIKKISENAFELYGDPNRLLPSIDPKERQFYHSQGTFLELAYLTADSLMYNANIDLFPKGIPKSKDDLLRRPVARFSISAKHECKHDFLFFAIKNRMMNRDVYSGDYLNTEILNEIQTYAGLQFISAKFQTGEEAIARLNPIIVEAFDRELKSIPANEVTRIWFRLKDSELYQKRDGLCLEGNALSGLKLWFVRNFFMSLDHDFWHSDSTRKLTLDSFRKQVESSKAYVCFISNGSDSQKVWIETGRDFMRFSLACAAKGIAFHTMNQSLQDNEESKGFHEQIAKEIGLKNNQRIQLLARLGRSDYMFSSPRRDLKDILL; encoded by the coding sequence ATGATTATAAATCCCCTTTCCAGAAAAAAATTTATCAAAAATACTCTTCTATCAGGAATCCTTATTTCACCCGCTACTGAGATTACAAAATTGTTTGCATACGAAAAGTACGATGCCATTTCTCACAGGGAAGACCCAATCGGATTTGGAAAATCATTGGGATATTCTCTACCTATCGATTTGATTCTTCTAACTGCTACATTGGCACCAAACTCACATAATACGCAACCCTGGAAAATCAAAAAAATATCTGAGAATGCGTTCGAATTGTATGGTGATCCAAATCGATTGCTTCCGAGCATTGACCCAAAAGAGAGACAGTTCTATCATAGCCAAGGAACATTTTTAGAACTAGCCTATCTTACGGCAGATTCTTTGATGTACAATGCCAATATAGATTTGTTTCCAAAGGGCATTCCAAAATCCAAAGATGATTTACTGCGACGACCCGTAGCGAGATTTAGTATCTCAGCAAAACATGAGTGTAAACATGATTTTTTATTCTTTGCTATCAAAAATAGAATGATGAATCGAGATGTTTATTCTGGCGATTATCTCAATACAGAGATACTCAATGAAATCCAAACTTATGCTGGACTTCAATTCATTTCAGCAAAGTTCCAAACAGGTGAAGAAGCAATTGCCCGATTAAATCCCATCATCGTGGAGGCTTTTGATAGAGAATTAAAGTCAATACCAGCAAATGAAGTAACACGTATTTGGTTTCGCTTAAAAGACTCAGAATTGTACCAAAAGAGAGACGGTTTGTGTTTAGAGGGAAACGCACTTTCAGGACTTAAACTATGGTTTGTGCGTAATTTCTTCATGAGCCTAGATCATGATTTTTGGCACTCAGATTCTACCAGAAAACTTACCTTGGATTCTTTTCGAAAACAAGTTGAGTCAAGCAAAGCTTACGTATGTTTCATTTCAAATGGAAGTGATTCTCAAAAAGTATGGATTGAAACAGGAAGAGATTTTATGCGATTTTCTTTGGCTTGTGCTGCCAAAGGGATCGCTTTTCATACGATGAACCAATCTCTTCAAGATAACGAAGAAAGCAAAGGTTTCCACGAACAAATCGCAAAAGAAATTGGACTCAAGAACAACCAAAGAATCCAGCTTTTAGCCAGGTTGGGTAGAAGTGATTATATGTTTAGCTCTCCTCGGAGAGATCTAAAAGATATTTTGCTCTAG